Part of the Streptomyces sp. HSG2 genome, CGTGACGGAACGCCCGCCACACCCGCTCCAGTTCCTCCGCCATGGCGAGGTCGACCGCGTTGAGTCGAGCCGGCCGGTCGAGAGTGACGACCGCGACGCCGGTGTCGACGTCCACCTCCGAGCGGATCGCCGTCAGCTCTCCTCCGGCGTCCATCGGGGCATCCCCTCCTCGGTGAAGATCGCCCGGACGCGGGTGCCGACGGCGACGTCCCCGGGGGACGGCGGCGCGAGGTCGCCACCGGACGGGCCGGCCAGGTTCCCCACGAGGCGGATCCGCGGATCGTCCGCCAGTTCCACCACGACCACGTGGTAGGGGGCCAGGGCGGCGTAGGCAGGGGGCAACGGCGGATGGGCGACGACGTACGACCAGATCAGCCCGCGTCCCGACATCGCCCGCCACTCCCGCGCGAACGACCGGCAGTGCGGGCAGCAGGGCCGGGGCGGGAAGCGTGGCCGTCCGCAGTCCGCGCAGCCTTGCACGCGGAGCTCGCCGCGGGCCGCGTACCGCCAGAAGGGGGCGCCGTCGGCGTCGACGACGGGTGCGAGGAGAGTCAAGGTCCCAGCCTCCGGGGGTCGGTGGGTTCGGTGTGCGGCCGCCGGTCGGCGCGCGTCGCACGCCGGTGCCGCTCGTGGGGGCGTCGGGTTCAGTTCCGCAGCAGCAGCGCGGACGTGGGGACGCACTCGCCGCCGGTGACCAGGCAGGTGGCGGCGCCGGGCACCTGGGCGGTGCTCGTGCCGCGCAGTTGGCGGACCCCTTCGACGATCAGGTTGAAGCCGTGCACGTAGGCCTCGCCGAGTCCGCCGCCCGAGGTGTTGAGGGGGAGACGGCCGCCGATCTCCAGCGCGCCGCCCTCGGTGAAGGGCCCTCCCTCGCCGCGCTCGCAGAAGCCGTACCCCTCCAGGGAGAGAGGGACGAGGGGGGTGAAGGCGTCGTAGATCTGGGCGACGTCGACGTCCTCGGGTCCGAAGTCGGCGCGGCTCCACAGGCCTCGCGCCGCGGCTGCCGAGGGCCCGGCCAGGGGGTCGTCGGCCCAGTAGTTGACCATGCCGTGGTGTTGGGAGGGCAGCCCCTGCGCGACGGCGTGCACGTACACCGGTGGGCGCCGGCAGTCGCGGGCGCGTTGTCGCCTGACGACCACGCAGGCCAGCGCGCCGTCCGTCTCCAGGCAGTTGTCGAAGAGGCAGAGCGGCTCGCTGATCCACCTCGATGTCATGTACGCCTCGCGGGTGAGGGGCTTGCCGTGCGTCACCGCGGCCGGGTTCCGGTTGGCGTGGACGCGGCAGGCGAGGGCGACGTTGAAGAGGTGGTCCCGAGTGGCGCCGCGCTCGTGCAGGTAGCGCCGGGTGAGCATGGCGATCTCGTCGACGGGCCGCAGCAGACCGAAGGGACGGGTCCACTGCGCCGGGGTGGGCAGGGCGGCGGCGGGGTCCGACCACGGCCGGGGCCCGGAGCCCCGCTTGCGCGAGCGCCAGGCGACGCCCACGTTCGCCTGTCCGGTGGCCACGGCCGCCGCGAGGAGACCCACGGTGGCGCAGGAGCCTCCGCCGCCGAAGCCGACCCGGCCGAAGAACGCCAGATCGCCCAGGCCGAGAGCGCCTGCCAGCTCGACCTCGTCGGTCCGTTCCATTGTGTAGGAGGCCAGCGCGTCCACCTCGTCCGGGGAGATCCCCGCGTCGTCGAGCGCCGCGAGGACGGCTCGACAGGCGAGGGTCCGTTCGTCCTCCGGGAGCCGTCGCGCGAAGGCGGTCCGGCCGACGCCGACGATGGCCGCCGCGTCCTTCAGGCCGGCGGGAGGGTCGACCGAGGTGTGGGGTGCGGGCACGAGCCCCTCCACGTCGTTCCGAGTGCGACGCCAAGCGTCCTGACGAGTCGTCAGGTTAGCGCTACTCTGATGACTCGTCAGCTTGTGTGTCGGGGAGGGGAGGGCGGGAGGAGATGCGCGCGGCAGGGAAGTGGCGGGAGTGGGGCACCGTGCCCGGACTGGTTCGCTCGGCGGCGGAGCGCCACGCCGAGACCGAAGCGGTGGTCGACGGCCGGACCAGGATCACCTTCGCCGAACTCGGCGCCCGGGTGGACCGCGCCGCAGCAGCTTGTCGGGCCTGGGGGGTCGCGCCCGGCGACCGGGTAGCCGTCTGGGCGCCGAACCGCCTGGAATGGATCGTGGCGGCACTCGGCGCGGTGTCCGCCGGGGGTGTGCTCGTCCCGGTCAGCACCCGCCACAAGGGTGCCGAGGCGGTCGACGTGCTGCGCCGCAGCCGGGCTCGGCTGCTGTTCGTCACCGGCCCCTTCCTGGGGACCTCGTACGTCGCGCTGCTGAGGCGGGCGGCGGGGGGCGTTGCGGGGAGCCGGGTCGAGCGACCCCTGGCGGGGCTGCCCGACCTGCGCCGGGTGGTGGTGTTCGCCGAGGACGCGCCGTCCGGCTTCGACACCTGGCGGGCCTTCCTTACGGCGGGCGGAGGCCGGGAACCGGCGCGCTCGGCGGGCATGGCGGGGGAAGCCCCCTCGGACGTGATCTACACGTCCGGCACCACGGGGCGCCCCAAGGGCGTGGTGGTCACCCACGCCCAGACCCTGCGCGCCTACGAGGTCTGGAGCGCGCTGGCCGGACTGCGCCCCGGTGACCGCTACCTGATCGCGAACCCCTTCTTCCACACCTTCGGCTACAAGGCGGGGGTGCTGGCCTGCCTGATGAGCGGTGCCACGATGATCCCGCAACCGGTCTTCGCCGCCGAGACCACGCTGGCGACGGTGGCCGCCGAGCGGGTCACCGCGCTGCCCGCGCCGCCCGCGCTGCTCCAGGCTCTCCTGGACCACCCCGAGCGGTCCTCCTACGACCTCTCCTCCCTCCGCCTCGTGGTCACCGGCGCCTCGTCGATCCCCCTGACCCTGGTCGAGCGGCTCCGCGGCGAACTCGGCGTGGAGACGGTCCTGACCGCCTACGGCCTGTCCGAGGCGTGCGGCCTGGTCACCATGGGCCGCAGGGGCGACCCGCCCGCCACCGTCGCCGCCACCTCCGGCCGCGCCGTGCCGGGGGTGGCGGTGCGGATCGCCGACGCCACCGGTGCGCCGTCACCACCCGGGACCCCGGGCGAGATCCTCGTCCGGGGGTTCAACGTCATGCGGGGATACCTCGACGACGAGCGGGCGACGGCGCGGGCCTTCGCCCCCGGTGGCTGGCTGCGCACCGGCGACGTCGGCGTCCTGGACTCCTCGGGCAACCTGAGCGTCACCGACCGGCTCACGGACATGTACGTCGTCGGCGGCTTCAACGCCTACCCCGCCGAGATCGAGAGGATCCTGCTCGGACACCCGGGCGTCGCGGACGCCGCGGTGGTCGGGGTCCCCGACGCCCGGCTCGGCGAGGTCGGGCGGGCCTGGGTGGTGCGGGCACCGGACGGTCTCCTGACCGAGGGCGAACTCATCGCCTGGGCACGACGGGAGATGGCCGGCTACAAGGTGCCCCGGTCCGTGCGCTTCGTCGACGCGCTGCCCCGCAACGCGACCGGCAAGGTGGCC contains:
- a CDS encoding OB-fold domain-containing protein, with translation MTLLAPVVDADGAPFWRYAARGELRVQGCADCGRPRFPPRPCCPHCRSFAREWRAMSGRGLIWSYVVAHPPLPPAYAALAPYHVVVVELADDPRIRLVGNLAGPSGGDLAPPSPGDVAVGTRVRAIFTEEGMPRWTPEES
- a CDS encoding lipid-transfer protein, whose protein sequence is MPAPHTSVDPPAGLKDAAAIVGVGRTAFARRLPEDERTLACRAVLAALDDAGISPDEVDALASYTMERTDEVELAGALGLGDLAFFGRVGFGGGGSCATVGLLAAAVATGQANVGVAWRSRKRGSGPRPWSDPAAALPTPAQWTRPFGLLRPVDEIAMLTRRYLHERGATRDHLFNVALACRVHANRNPAAVTHGKPLTREAYMTSRWISEPLCLFDNCLETDGALACVVVRRQRARDCRRPPVYVHAVAQGLPSQHHGMVNYWADDPLAGPSAAAARGLWSRADFGPEDVDVAQIYDAFTPLVPLSLEGYGFCERGEGGPFTEGGALEIGGRLPLNTSGGGLGEAYVHGFNLIVEGVRQLRGTSTAQVPGAATCLVTGGECVPTSALLLRN
- a CDS encoding FadD3 family acyl-CoA ligase; its protein translation is MRAAGKWREWGTVPGLVRSAAERHAETEAVVDGRTRITFAELGARVDRAAAACRAWGVAPGDRVAVWAPNRLEWIVAALGAVSAGGVLVPVSTRHKGAEAVDVLRRSRARLLFVTGPFLGTSYVALLRRAAGGVAGSRVERPLAGLPDLRRVVVFAEDAPSGFDTWRAFLTAGGGREPARSAGMAGEAPSDVIYTSGTTGRPKGVVVTHAQTLRAYEVWSALAGLRPGDRYLIANPFFHTFGYKAGVLACLMSGATMIPQPVFAAETTLATVAAERVTALPAPPALLQALLDHPERSSYDLSSLRLVVTGASSIPLTLVERLRGELGVETVLTAYGLSEACGLVTMGRRGDPPATVAATSGRAVPGVAVRIADATGAPSPPGTPGEILVRGFNVMRGYLDDERATARAFAPGGWLRTGDVGVLDSSGNLSVTDRLTDMYVVGGFNAYPAEIERILLGHPGVADAAVVGVPDARLGEVGRAWVVRAPDGLLTEGELIAWARREMAGYKVPRSVRFVDALPRNATGKVAKETLRARA